In Nymphaea colorata isolate Beijing-Zhang1983 chromosome 3, ASM883128v2, whole genome shotgun sequence, a genomic segment contains:
- the LOC116250866 gene encoding uncharacterized protein LOC116250866, with the protein MGIQAGAAADSAAPPEPPPPPPAPLYFPLRWESTGDQWWYATPVDLAAANGHYELVRALLVADSNLLIKLTSLRRIRRLETVWDDHPDFLHAPRGRAAVARGLLHDCETRNGNSLIRAGYGGWLLYTAAAAGDGEFIQDLLRREPFLVFGEGEYGVTDMLYAAARSKNSEVFRLLLDAALTVVPMRSHGRGAEVEEVFRMEVMSRAVHAAARGGNWEVLRELLLHCGDVLAWRDIQGSTVLHAAAGRGRVEVVKNMIESFDVIGSKDNHGNTPLHLSAYRGHLEVVKVLVLASPSLASVTNDAGDTFLHMTIAGFQTPGFHRLDRQIELMKELVSGKIVCLPDIINFKNNEGRTALHLAVIGNIHCDLVELLMEVSSIDLNVRDFDGLTPLDLLNLRPRSACSEILKKQLTSAGGTSNSRNFSTRGTFVSQLKMQGIACSSPGTCFRITDSEIFLCAGSENMHELVDKGCSVRSSSCSNSSKSELSHLDMMDMNFDVPVLPKSGKSISSAAKRLRSLLGWSHKKEKASKPGRERQLIDDGIRTELKHSEEESVDEKRNNWYDREDTPTPLRQRFSNASLPNNKRTLAVRTTAPSPSAKKKFATGLRRGVIQGMPHLVLPFHSPSKCSSKPSTSSPPSSERMKGVLFDHEIRPSFAKRSVNAESRDKLSSSNKRVNQYLCFGAHAPFAENQMTNQQGNCFYRRSIISEA; encoded by the exons atgggcatACAAGCAGGAGCAGCAGCAGATTCGGCGGCACCACCTGAGCCcccgccaccaccaccagcaccgTTATACTTTCCCCTCCGGTGGGAGAGCACCGGCGACCAATGGTGGTACGCCACGCCGGTGGACCTCGCAGCGGCCAATGGCCACTACGAGCTTGTCCGAGCACTCCTGGTGGCAGACAGCAACCTCCTCATCAAGCTCACCTCCCTTCGCCGGATCCGTCGCCTGGAGACCGTCTGGGACGACCACCCGGACTTCCTCCACGCACCTCGTGGCCGCGCCGCCGTCGCCCGCGGCCTCCTTCATGACTGCGAGACACGCAACGGAAACTCCCTCATCCGCGCCGGCTATGGCGGGTGGCTTCTGTACACTGCTGCGGCCGCTGGTGACGGCGAGTTCATCCAGGATCTCCTCAGGAGGGAGCCGTTCCTGGTGTTCGGAGAGGGGGAGTATGGCGTGACCGACATGCTCTATGCAGCGGCGAGGAGCAAGAACTCGGAGGTGTTCAGGTTGCTGCTTGATGCAGCGTTAACGGTGGTGCCAATGAGGAGTCACGGCCGTGGCGCGGAGGTCGAGGAAGTGTTCAGGATGGAGGTCATGAGCAGGGCCGTCCACGCAGCAGCTAGGGGAGGCAACTGGGAGGTGCTCAGAGAACTGCTGCTTCACTGTGGAGACGTGTTGGCGTGGAGGGACATACAGGGCAGCACTgttcttcatgcagcagctgGGAGGGGCCGGGTTGAG GTGGTGAAGAATATGATTGAATCATTCGACGTTATTGGTTCCAAAGACAACCATGGCAACACACCATTGCATTTATCAGCTTATCGTGGTCATCTGGAAGTAGTCAAGGTGTTAGTCCTAGCATCTCCCTCCTTAGCGTCTGTAACAAACGATGCAGGTGATACTTTTCTCCACATGACTATTGCTGGCTTCCAAACCCCTGGCTTCCATAGATTGGACCGACAAATCGAGCTGATGAAGGAGTTGGTCAGTGGAAAAATTGTCTGCTTACCAGATATcatcaatttcaaaaataatgaGGGTAGAACTGCTCTGCATCTAGCTGTGATTGGGAACATCCACTGTGATCTGGTCGAACTGCTGATGGAAGTTTCTTCAATTGATCTGAATGTTCGTGATTTTGATGGTTTGACTCCATTGGACCTACTTAACCTACGCCCCCGTTCTGCGTGCTCAGAAATTCTGAAGAAGCAACTAACTTCTGCCGGTGGTACTTCAAATTCCCGGAACTTCTCAACCAGAGGAACTTTTGTTTCACAGCTAAAGATGCAAGGCATTGCCTGCAGTAGCCCGGGAACCTGCTTTAGGATAACAGACTCCGAGATATTTCTGTGCGCTGGATCTGAGAACATGCATGAGTTGGTAGACAAGGGTTGCAGTGTCAGGTCAAGCTCATGCTCAAATAGCAGCAAGAGTGAGCTCAGTCATCTGGACATGATGGACATGAATTTCGACGTTCCTGTGCTTCCCAAATCCGGCAAATCAATCAGTTCTGCTGCAAAGAGATTGAGGAGTCTGCTTGGATGGTcccacaagaaagaaaaggctAGTAAGCCAGGAAGAGAAAGGCAATTAATTGATGATGGCATAAGAACTGAGTTGAAACATAGTGAAGAAGAATCTGTGGATGAGAAACGCAACAATTGGTACGACAGAGAGGACACACCAACTCCACTAAGACAACGATTCTCCAATGCATCACTTCCGAATAACAAACGCACACTTGCAGTTAGGACCACCGCCCCTAGCCCTTCAGCAAAGAAAAAGTTCGCTACAGGGCTTAGGCGCGGGGTTATTCAAGGAATGCCGCACTTGGTCTTGCCATTTCATTCACCTTCCAAATGCAGCTCAAAGCCATCAACGTCCTCTCCACCATCGTCAGAGAGAATGAAAGGGGTTTTATTTGATCATGAAATTAGGCCCTCTTTTGCCAAAAGATCTGTTAATGCTGAATCGCGTGACAAATTGAGCTCAAGCAACAAGCGAGTGAATCAGTACCTCTGCTTTGGTGCCCATGCCCCATTTGCAGAGAACCAAATGACTAATCAACAAGGGAATTGCTTCTACAGGCGTTCGATTATTTCAGAAGCATGA